A region from the Oceanidesulfovibrio marinus genome encodes:
- a CDS encoding phosphate/phosphite/phosphonate ABC transporter substrate-binding protein — protein sequence MTLFRSLAIALALIAVFAVTRKAEAAQTYKLAVTDLEGMEELQREFAKFREVLNTATGYDFELFPVNNRTAAVEALRSKNVDFVLTGPAEYVVFKKLTNATPVIGFSRPDYFSSVVVMADSGYTSLEDLKGQKVAFGDVGSTSKHLGPMQIFSDHGINALSDLEPMYIDQNVGWQALKRGDVAAFGTTNSKFMQLREKDELPPGAFRVIARGPDLPNDVLLVGPHVDQKVVDTVRNVFDSHSDELIAALLVGEENQKYQGMKFISSIKDSDYNYVREMYATIGYPQYAEFVGD from the coding sequence ATGACACTGTTCCGCAGCCTGGCGATAGCCCTGGCCCTGATCGCGGTTTTCGCCGTGACCAGGAAGGCCGAGGCCGCCCAGACCTACAAACTTGCCGTGACGGACCTCGAAGGCATGGAGGAGCTCCAGCGTGAGTTCGCCAAGTTCCGCGAAGTCCTCAACACGGCCACTGGCTATGATTTCGAGCTCTTCCCTGTGAACAACCGCACCGCCGCCGTGGAGGCGCTGCGGTCCAAAAATGTGGACTTCGTGCTCACCGGCCCGGCCGAGTACGTGGTCTTCAAGAAGCTCACCAACGCAACCCCGGTGATCGGCTTCTCCCGTCCGGACTACTTCTCCTCCGTCGTGGTCATGGCCGACAGCGGCTACACCTCCCTGGAGGACCTCAAGGGCCAGAAGGTGGCCTTCGGCGACGTTGGCTCCACCTCCAAGCACCTGGGCCCCATGCAGATCTTCAGCGATCACGGCATCAATGCGCTGAGCGATCTCGAACCCATGTACATCGACCAGAACGTGGGCTGGCAGGCGCTCAAACGCGGCGACGTGGCCGCCTTCGGCACCACCAACTCCAAGTTCATGCAGCTTCGTGAAAAGGATGAGCTGCCTCCCGGCGCGTTCCGGGTCATCGCCCGCGGTCCGGACCTGCCCAACGACGTGCTGCTCGTGGGCCCCCACGTCGACCAGAAGGTCGTGGACACGGTCCGCAACGTCTTCGACTCGCACTCCGACGAGCTCATTGCCGCGCTGCTCGTGGGCGAGGAGAACCAGAAGTACCAGGGCATGAAGTTCATCTCTTCTATCAAGGATTCGGACTACAACTACGTCCGTGAAATGTACGCCACCATCGGCTACCCCCAGTACGCCGAGTTCGTGGGTGACTAA
- a CDS encoding alpha-D-ribose 1-methylphosphonate 5-triphosphate diphosphatase has product MSLTIDNARVLLPGGSIEDTTITIEDGVVTGVGENGRGRRLDAGGRLVLPGAVDLHGDGFERQLMPRPGVHFAHDIALIDTDRQLLASGITTVFHSLTWSWEPGLRGREAALTFRQALEAVRPSLICDTRLHVRFETANLDVVGELEEWLDQGAVDLLAFNDHLDLMSRKLDSYDKMSGYLNRTGLTREEFIVLLEEMKGRRGVIPRMVERLAARAAARGIPMASHDDPDPETRRWFHELGCRLSEFPVDPETAEEARRMGDAIILGAPNALRGKSHDKRLTAREALVAGLCTVLTSDYYYPTLLHAPFVLARTLELGFGRCWDLVSGGPARAVGMEDRGAIAPGKRADIIIVDDAGTPTVTDVIVEGRHVFAVGRSACAAA; this is encoded by the coding sequence GTGAGCCTGACCATAGACAATGCGCGGGTGCTGCTGCCGGGCGGAAGCATCGAGGACACCACCATCACCATCGAGGACGGCGTCGTAACCGGCGTGGGCGAGAACGGCCGCGGCCGCAGGCTGGACGCCGGCGGCAGGCTGGTGTTGCCGGGGGCTGTGGACCTGCACGGCGACGGCTTCGAGCGCCAGCTCATGCCCCGGCCGGGCGTGCACTTTGCGCACGACATCGCGCTGATCGATACGGATCGCCAGCTCCTGGCTAGCGGCATCACCACGGTGTTTCATAGCCTGACGTGGTCGTGGGAGCCGGGACTGCGCGGACGCGAGGCGGCGCTGACCTTTCGCCAGGCCCTGGAGGCGGTGCGGCCGTCGCTCATTTGCGATACGCGGCTGCACGTCAGGTTCGAGACGGCCAACCTGGACGTGGTCGGCGAGCTGGAGGAGTGGCTGGACCAGGGCGCTGTGGACCTTTTGGCCTTCAACGACCACCTTGATCTCATGTCCAGAAAATTGGACAGCTACGACAAGATGTCCGGCTATCTGAACCGCACGGGCCTGACCCGCGAGGAGTTCATTGTGCTGCTGGAGGAGATGAAGGGCCGGCGGGGGGTAATCCCCCGCATGGTGGAGCGCCTGGCAGCACGGGCCGCGGCGCGGGGCATTCCCATGGCCTCCCATGACGACCCGGACCCGGAGACCCGGCGCTGGTTCCACGAGCTGGGCTGCCGGCTGTCGGAGTTTCCGGTGGACCCGGAGACGGCCGAGGAGGCGCGGCGGATGGGGGATGCGATTATTCTGGGCGCGCCCAACGCCCTGCGCGGCAAGAGCCACGACAAGCGGCTGACCGCGCGCGAGGCTCTGGTGGCCGGGCTGTGCACCGTGCTGACCTCGGACTACTACTACCCCACGCTGCTGCACGCGCCGTTCGTTCTGGCCCGGACTCTGGAGCTCGGCTTCGGCCGCTGCTGGGACCTCGTCTCCGGCGGACCGGCGCGCGCCGTAGGCATGGAGGACCGCGGCGCCATCGCGCCCGGCAAGCGCGCGGACATCATTATTGTGGACGACGCCGGAACCCCGACAGTCACGGACGTCATAGTGGAAGGCCGCCACGTTTTTGCCGTGGGGCGTTCTGCCTGCGCCGCGGCCTAA